The Corythoichthys intestinalis isolate RoL2023-P3 chromosome 1, ASM3026506v1, whole genome shotgun sequence genomic interval ATATATCCACTTCTACTTTTTCTTTTTGATACAATCCAACACAGAGAGATTGACTTGTTTGCAAACAAACTGGACATATTTGTACATGTAGTGAAATTCAATTGAATAGCCCTATCTAAAAAGTACAATGGTAAGTCAGAGAAGCATGGATGTAAAAGTATACAGTATCTTAATATTGTTATTGCTCTTTTTGCTTGTTTATAAATCTTTCCTTGACAAAATGGCACAAGCAACATCCTACTCCTTAACAAAGATACTGTTGAGAAAGTCCTTTACCAGCACCCGTGACGGTCGCAGCGAGGACGTATcttttgtgtttaaaatgttAACCATTTCGTACAAAAATGTTGAAATCTTGGAAGCCAACtatctttttcaaaaatgtgatttttttttcttccccccattGAATGCAGTCTTAACAAGAAGGTACAGATACACGCCATCATCTAATTCACATTTTCACCTGACATCTCTTTACACCATTTATAGGAGGCTGTTCAGAAAATGTTGGATGAAGCagaaaatcaggtattttgtatttttggtttgttttcaaaTGAATGATGCAAATATAGCTCGGTAAAAAGATGTTAAGTAGAGGAAATGTCCGCCAAAATTAAATGTGTCTGTCACCCTACAGCTAACTAATGGAGGACCGTGGATGAATCCTGAGGCTCCCGTAACAGAGAGAACTGAAAATTATGGGACAGAGCGAGATGCAGCCAACTGCCCTTTCTTCCTCAAAACCGGGTCTTGTCGTTTTGGTGACAGGTacaatgtttgctgttttgctgcttatttacaatagaaaaaataaaGACGAGTTTCAAtttgacccacaaaaaagtaggGGATTCAAGGAGTGGCGCTACCCTCTACTGACCATGGAGAAGAATTACatttaaagggacagacaagCTTTAgtataaactagggctgaacgatattgtaaaaaactgacattgtgatttttgggggttttgcgatatattgcgatattaaaatcaGAATAATTTTCACCAGACTTGAATAGATCTGTTTGAGAAGattttggttgactcactatgaccacTGTAGAGacgtcccgatctgatcacatgatcggaaatcgggccattCGCGCCAAAGGATCGGATTTTTGATTTAAGaaataatatttatctttttctGTTTTGTGCACGTATAGCCTCAGTGAGACCAAACTGTTttccttggtcaccagtgcagctggagtTTGgtgcttaaagttaacgatgattgacatgtttcttgctttgatctggccagagtcTCCTCGGTAGTTATACAaacaggcacaaatgtgtttatCATCGTTAAGCTTGATACACGGTctgtagtgtgctgtggcaactcattcattgtgaaAGTGAGGGGCTTTTCTCTGCAGCGTGagcgtaaaaaaaaattctttttctggtatcggatcgggactctgtatcggctGATTCTCAGGTGACTCtgactctggtgcaaaaatatgcgattgggaTATCCCTAGAATTCATATAATACTGTTTAATCCAGGATAAGGGGTTTATATGTGAATGATGAAGTTTagtgtgtatatatacgtaagggatccaggaagccacgtatctgcacaattgctgctttttcTGAAGAAAACCAGaggtttacataaaaaaaaaaaaaaaaaaaatcgcacatCCTgcaatgggactattgcgcatgctcaCACTGTGATGGCGATGTGCAACagcgtgttaaaaaaaacaataatttgaaaagagctgtaataaaatgtaaatgggggtgggggggtctgaTCCTCACGCAAACTTGATCCACCTCCCCCccttttttcatttcttttattCTAGATGTTCTCGGAAACATGTGTATCCATCGAGTAGCCCCACCCTTATGATCCGGGCAATGTTTATAACATACGGCATGGAACAATCTCGACGTGACGACTATGACGGTGATGCTTCTCTGGAATACAGCGAGGAAGAGCTGCACGAGTCCTTCACTGAATTCTACCACGATGTTCTACCGGAGTTTAGAACTGTTGGCAAAGTGGTCCAGTTTAAGGTAACTTGTATTACAACCACCAACAAGTTTTGTTTTGAATCTttggtagtgtttttttttcacaaactcattggctgccattagcaGTGATTGAAGTCCAATTTTTGGAAATGGGAGGGTTGACAGCGAATCAACATTGGTtcatgccaaccctcccagttcaaatggattggatgtctaccagtgataaataggggtgtgacaatttaTGAAAAATATGCTATAGCACGATAATTTGTAGCCGAAAAGGTAATCAATATGCTCGCACCAAGAATCTATGTATCATTGAAAAGgtgtcacatttaaaaaaacaaaaaacaaaccaacaggttgctactgaaatcttccattagaatagtgtctacgttgGCTCACTGGCTGCGGTTGCCtgggctagacatccaattcatatcGACAGGATTAGATGTTTAGGGCCTTCGATAGcattgaaaccagagcattcacgccAGTCTTTTGTGCgggtttacaggtcacttcctgttcatcagagggcatttacaggtttcttccttttgattttgagtcacctcCTATTAATTTGGGAACATTCTCTAGTCATgacctgttcagtaaccccaaatcaacaggaggtgacctgtaaatgcccgaaaatcagcaagaagtgacgtgaaatgccccaaaattgactcattgcctggcatttgctgccactgacagccaaagacgtccagtccatttgaagtgggagggagggCAGCAAATGAACTAATGTTCATCCGATGtcaccctcccagtttaaaggGATTgattgtctactagtgataaattcattcctatttacagcagaagaatgaaaatggcttgtttttctgttttagttgttatgtagaatatcctagaatgatcttctgacccatgtatcgataattgctgTACAGCCTTATCGTGAGATCGTTGTTATTGTgaaccttgtatcgcaaatcgtatggaATTGTCAGGTAGccggaggttcccacccctagtgataaactcatttaaaatagttttttagaGCCACTTGATTAAATGTAGAGCTAAAAGAGTTGATGAAAAAGTGATTTTGAAGTTTGGCTAATTGTGAACATCTTTTTCAGGTCAGCTGTAACCATGAGCCACACTTGCGAGGGAACGTATACGTTCAGTTTGAAACGTAAGAATTTTACAAGAGTTGTTTAATGAATGATCCAGACTTGACTACTATACAAGTTTTCATTTGTTGTCGCTTAGAGAGGAGCAGTGCAAAGAGGCCTTCATCAAGTTTAATGGAAGGTGGTATGCTGGCAAACAACTGCACTGTGAGATATGTCCCGTAACACGGTGGAAGAATGCCATTTGTGGTGAGACTAAGTTTTTTCTTGCAACTGTTATGGTgagatttactgtattttccggactataagttgctctGACGTCTTAAGTCGAACCAGTCAAAAAATGCcaccgagaaaaaaaaacataacttgTACTGGACTTTAAGTCAAATTTAGGAggaaaatgtactgtatgtcatttGTCAAATTGCTCAAAGGCAATCACTGGTATTACTTCAGCGACAAAAGAGCTGTTCAAGTCAATTGAATAGTTGCCGAAACCACGGAATTGCCGCTACATTGAGCAGTCACGAATAAAAGTGCTGCTATTAGTGCTAAGATGAGCATCCTTAAGTATCTTTTCCAAACTATTATGTTGCACCACTTGAGCTCACCAATGGCTGGCTTTCTCCAACTATCATTGCATGCACACAGCTTTTTAATCACGGTTTTGACCAATACTCGGCCTATCGACAGTACAGCTTAGCTGTAGTGGTTTCCCATCCTCCACATCAGCTCCTGCCTTTGGTTCGTTTTCTGTGACCAAGTTGTTGTCCAGCTAGCCTCCAAAATGTTTGAGGTATATTCCGTTCATTGCCCAAGCCACCTATTTTCCTTCACGTGGCTCCAGAGAAAATACTCCTTCTGAACTCTTGTCAAAAACATTCAGGACGAAAATAACTCTGCCTGCTTatatttccattcaaaattaaGTTTGCTGACTTTTTTGAAGCAGCTATTGTTCGAAATAAACATAGTGCATCTCGTGCATTCCTGTTGTTAAGTGCAATACAGTAGGAAGCACTGCTGAGACCTACCAGACTTGAAGCGTGCAAAATCAGAGATTTAAAATGAAATCGTATATAGAACTTCATTAATTAAATCCAACCACTCCAAATCGATAATCCTTTGTAATCGTTAATATACTGGTTTGTTAGATAtaaatatacaggtagtcctcgggttacgacgtacataattttgattttacgacgccgagtctcgtccgccacttTCTCTCCagtggtttttttgttttgtattgtttttttgtcgcataaacagtacgcTATTGTACCTCACACTATAAAGGTGGGAATCTTAgggtacctaacgattcgattacgattcagaggttacgatttgattataaaaagattattgatgcacatcCCCctccagctattagctgcttttaatgtttcgtacattagttaaaaatactctcaggtttaaataaactactatttcaatatcaagttagcagtttaaaacggtaaataaatatttaagtccaCATTCAGTGTCAGCaggtttaaactacattcaattaatttaatgttgtgaatcaaccattaaagttgttaaaattgctcccgttattccataatttccctttttcatactttcgacatatgaaagttttaaaaccgtttcatcatttaaagatagattcaactcaagattttgccgatttaggagtatattAGAtataaagttaattaggttcactcggaaggttcgctacaacaaccttccagagaagtgtactgctttaagatggcggctgtttaatagCGCCGACAAGTCAGTCAATTCGCATCTAATTCGATATACAtgggatatctaccgtagcattatgtagcggctgtcggccacagtcaggtattataatTTTTTCATATCCAGCTGCATTAGTTGAGCATGATGTCTACATTCGGTCCGTTCCtcgttgcgtcccgaagaccgcgctgtgttttagttccgctttacttggcatatttcaataatcggaatttggatgtttgtgtcacgttctcgaatcttccacggccggatCGCGAATAGtccaagaatcggaaatttcgcacacatttaccagtatcttattttttgacTTTACTTTATTGATATGACTCGTTCCGTCCACACTAAGCGTAAAGTTGTTCAActtgttcgtaacctggggactacctgtcgtCAGTACGGTAAGCGCACTAACAATTCCCTTGGCGTCTTCATATTGAGCACAGAGCGCCCTCTTGCGGCTGGTTGCGAGGTAACGTTTACTCCATGGTCAGCCATGACTAACATTTCAGAAGATGTACAATTCTATGTTTTAAcattatacaagtcgcacctgagtataagtcgcaagctCAGGCAAAGTATGAAAATAAGTGtgatttatagtccagaaaatacggtatttggAATTTTCAGATATGGAATTCTGAATGTTTTGTTCTCCTTCAGGACTGTTTGATAGAAAAAGGTGCCCAAAAGGGAAAAATTGCAATTTCCTGCACGTATTCCGAAATCCCGGCAATGAATTCTGGGAGGCCGACAGGGACCTTAACATATCACCAGATCGCAGCATCAAGGGAAGTCACTCAGAGAGACACTCGGAAAGAAGCGGAGACCGATCTTGGAGGAGTCACCGGAGCAGGAGCCCGCCGAGATCGGAGAGATCCTACAGCAGACGTGAAGATGAGCGACATAGCGAGAGGAGTCGAGACAGGAGGACGTCCCATCACCAAAGGGACGACAGCAGGCGCCCATTCAGGTCGGCGCATTATGACAGGGGTAGAGCTAGGTGCAGAAGCAGAGAAAAGTCCAGGAGTAGAAGTCGAGACCGTAAAAGTAGGGATCGAGACAGAAATGTCAGAAGTCGCGATAAAAGTGAAGAGAAAGACCGAAACGGTGGCGCAGAAAGAAACAAACCTGGCAGAGAAAAGCGCAAACATCTCAGCCCATATAAGGAAGATGAAAAGCAAAACAATCCTGATGCTGAAAACAAGCGACATCGCCACCACAAACACTCAAAAAAgagcaaaaagaaaagcaaaaaGAAGCACAAGAAGAGGAGCTCTTCACCTGAAGCCATGACTTCTTCCAAAGAGTCAGATGAAGAAGAGACTGTCGACAGACTCTCGAAAAAAAGTCCAAGTGGCGAGAAAGGGGAGAACAATGATGACTTGAGTGCAAGTCCAAGCACTGAGGCAGAGAAACCTATTACAGAAGGGCACACATTAAGCTCTTAGTGGTTTTTACTTACTTATTGACTGTGATTTTGCGTTTGTTgttgtcaacggcagccaatgaattaagctgggggaaaaaatcaagtTCAATATGCATTTCAGTTTGAAGACATTTATTGGTAAATActgtaaaatatataaatgtcaaTAGGATGGTGAATACAAAAGTGGGGTCTTTTGTAAAATTAAAAGATCTACTTGATATGTTGGATTAATACTGAATGTTTAACACCATGTGGTTGGACTTTTCTGATTCAGGAACAATACATTCCAAATGTTTTTACTGCTGCATACGAACAAGTGGACAATTAATAGTGTCTTTCAtttgattgaaatgaaaaatatacTTAGCTTCAACAATCTAACAATATTAGATCCCCTTTTTTGTCACATTAGGCTTCTATAGACACCATTTGTAAGGTAAAACACAGTTCTTTGGTCATAGATTTAAATGTAAACCAaagcattattgtaaagaaaatAGAGCTATTTTTATTTGGGTCACTTTTCAGACCTTAGTAGGGACTTCATTTCTCCCTGGACGTAACTACAAGATAAAAATGTAAGTTTAACAAACAACACTACACAGAAACAACACATTTTGACCTGAAAACAAAGTGGATCCTTTAAAATTGTCTTTATGTGAAGTTTTGTATTAATTAAATGAAATTGACAACTACAAtcccattttttttaacatgcggTACAAGAATGAAATACCAACTCGACGTACAAAAAGCTAAATTACTTGAATAACTTTTAGATGTCGCTGAAGAACAGGAAGGATGATTGATTTAACACTGTAATTGAAACCAAGGCTTTGTTCATGTTGCTACATTGGTCAGAGATGTTGCACTTAAAATGACTGAGCTGCTACAGAGGAATCGCATAATCAAACCACACTTAGCACCTACCACAGTCACGGGACGTTACAAGAGAGCAAAGTTCAGAAGACTACAGCACAGACATGTTGATTACAAATACAGCACGAACATACAAAGACGACACTTGACAGTAAACGGGAAAGGACAAGATGTGCCAGCGTTGGTTCTGATAAGGAGAAGCCTATGTCAGCCCAATTTCTTCTAAAACACTCCTTGGGGCCTCTGCTTCCTGTAGATATAAAAGTCATTACTATCCATACTACTGCCATAATCCACTGACTCGGTTAAACGTACCTCCTGCAACAGGTCTGCCTGCTCGATAGCTTTCAGCACATTCTTCTTGGAGGTTTCCTGGGCCTCGCCGCCCAACAAGAACTCGTCAAGAATGAAGTAGGCCTTCTCAAAGTTAAAGATGATGTCCAGCTCGCACACCTACGAGAATGAAAGGAGTATGTGAAGTGTAATTTTATAGCTACTTCTCATATTCTGCATTCAGAAACTCACACTGCCAAAGTATTTGTCCAATAACTCCACGTATCGGTGGATGATCTCCAGGGTGATCAACTCATTGTCCTGATCTTCCACCGCGCAGCAGAAATACAGGCTGGCGTATCTACCACATACATTATTAGGAAAATCAGGTTATGATTCTGTTATCACCTGACTAAAATTGCACCTTGTTCTCAATGAAGTTGTTCAAAGCAATGTTTTTAATTCGGTTTGGAAAATGGGGGCAGATTACAACTCATGACAATCGTTAGATTGTACAGGTGGACCTCAAGTTACAGCTTACCGCTT includes:
- the zrsr2 gene encoding U2 small nuclear ribonucleoprotein auxiliary factor 35 kDa subunit-related protein 2 isoform X1, which codes for MAASIPPLDCAPPLSHKQRKAASRKERRKRKRQAMARIRECAAAQNGVDPPEEVDEEDDEDDRIVEEERQRLHEEWLERERLAQEEFRLKSEREEAVRKRREEDERKIKEEWEAQQRREEEEKEQKQQEKRDREEAVQKMLDEAENQLTNGGPWMNPEAPVTERTENYGTERDAANCPFFLKTGSCRFGDRCSRKHVYPSSSPTLMIRAMFITYGMEQSRRDDYDGDASLEYSEEELHESFTEFYHDVLPEFRTVGKVVQFKVSCNHEPHLRGNVYVQFETEEQCKEAFIKFNGRWYAGKQLHCEICPVTRWKNAICGLFDRKRCPKGKNCNFLHVFRNPGNEFWEADRDLNISPDRSIKGSHSERHSERSGDRSWRSHRSRSPPRSERSYSRREDERHSERSRDRRTSHHQRDDSRRPFRSAHYDRGRARCRSREKSRSRSRDRKSRDRDRNVRSRDKSEEKDRNGGAERNKPGREKRKHLSPYKEDEKQNNPDAENKRHRHHKHSKKSKKKSKKKHKKRSSSPEAMTSSKESDEEETVDRLSKKSPSGEKGENNDDLSASPSTEAEKPITEGHTLSS
- the zrsr2 gene encoding U2 small nuclear ribonucleoprotein auxiliary factor 35 kDa subunit-related protein 2 isoform X2; the protein is MARIRECAAAQNGVDPPEEVDEEDDEDDRIVEEERQRLHEEWLERERLAQEEFRLKSEREEAVRKRREEDERKIKEEWEAQQRREEEEKEQKQQEKRDREEAVQKMLDEAENQLTNGGPWMNPEAPVTERTENYGTERDAANCPFFLKTGSCRFGDRCSRKHVYPSSSPTLMIRAMFITYGMEQSRRDDYDGDASLEYSEEELHESFTEFYHDVLPEFRTVGKVVQFKVSCNHEPHLRGNVYVQFETEEQCKEAFIKFNGRWYAGKQLHCEICPVTRWKNAICGLFDRKRCPKGKNCNFLHVFRNPGNEFWEADRDLNISPDRSIKGSHSERHSERSGDRSWRSHRSRSPPRSERSYSRREDERHSERSRDRRTSHHQRDDSRRPFRSAHYDRGRARCRSREKSRSRSRDRKSRDRDRNVRSRDKSEEKDRNGGAERNKPGREKRKHLSPYKEDEKQNNPDAENKRHRHHKHSKKSKKKSKKKHKKRSSSPEAMTSSKESDEEETVDRLSKKSPSGEKGENNDDLSASPSTEAEKPITEGHTLSS
- the ap1s2 gene encoding AP-1 complex subunit sigma-2 is translated as MQFMLLFSRQGKLRLQKWYVPLSDKERKKISRDLVQTILARKPKMCSFLEWRDLKIVYKRYASLYFCCAVEDQDNELITLEIIHRYVELLDKYFGSVCELDIIFNFEKAYFILDEFLLGGEAQETSKKNVLKAIEQADLLQEEAEAPRSVLEEIGLT